A genome region from Triticum aestivum cultivar Chinese Spring chromosome 2B, IWGSC CS RefSeq v2.1, whole genome shotgun sequence includes the following:
- the LOC123041970 gene encoding uncharacterized protein, translating to MATFTAAPLPPADPEKEKPLARSAPATAPADLANPGKKTRRPVPMTDQERRRINRLKELHASGMEELHELMEIHKELRDYHDELLFRRRCLAARLVSRIAFQRRDAAYVKHQLGLGLKVGDKLPEELKQARPPISMALFLWHEMGRALYIGMDSFMDEYSNQEEYRRGMLALVPGAVPDENGAPPDSVAPQDQ from the exons ATGGCCACCTTCACCGCTGCACCGCTCCCGCCGGCCGACCCCGAGAAGGAGAAGCCGCTCGCCCGctccgcaccggcaaccgctcccgCGGACCTCGCGAATCCAG GGAAGAAGACGCGCCGCCCGGTGCCGATGACGGACCAGGAGCGGCGGAGGATCAACCGCCTGAAGGAGCTACACGCGTCAGGGATGGAGGAGCTGCACGAGCTGATGGAGATCCACAAGGAGCTGCGCGACTACCATGACGAGCTTCTGTTCCGGCGGAGGTGCCTGGCCGCACGCCTGGTCAGCCGGATCGCCTTCCAGCGCCGCGACGCCGCCTACGTCAAGCATCAACTTGGCCTTGGCCTGAAGGTGGGGGATAAGCTGCCGGAGGAGCTCAAGCAGGCCAGGCCGCCAATCTCGATGGCCCTTTTCTTGTGGCATGAGATGGGCAGGGCCTTGTACATAGGCATGGATAGCTTCATGGATGAGTACAGCAACCAAGAGGAGTACcggagagggatgctggcgttggTCCCCGGGGCTGTCCCCGATGAGAACGGAGCCCCGCCGGATTCTGTTGCCCCCCAAGATCAGTAG
- the LOC123041971 gene encoding cytochrome P450 716B1-like, with translation MDYLAIVVALVLLTASSVAIHLLARAKKARPANLPPGSLGLPFIGQSLGLLRAMRGDGGSRWIQARIDRYGRVSKLSLFGTPTVLLAGPAANKFMFFSGALSTRQPRSVQRILGENSILDLHGADHRRVRGALLEFLRPDMLKAYVGRIDGEVRRHLEENWAGRATVTVLPLMKRLTFDIISALLFGLERGAVRDALAGDFVRMIEGMWAVPVNLPFTAFSRSLKASDRARRVLQEITREKKKASQVVEHGNGNGKASRSSDLITCLLSLTDGHGERLLTDEEIVDNAMVALIAGHDTSSILMTFMVRHLANDDATLAAMVQEHEEIAKKKGDGEALTWEDLTKMKLTWRVAQETLRVVPPVFGNFRRALEDTEFDGYLIPKGWQVFWTANVTHMDASIFHEPARFDPSRFETENQRASAAPPCSFVAFGGGPRICPGIEFSRIETLVTMHHLVRQFRWKLCCKENTFVRDPMPSPLLGLPVQIEHRASP, from the exons ATGGATTATTTGGCCATAGTCGTGGCACTCGTTCTTCTCACCGCCTCGTCCGTCGCCATCCACCTCCTCGCCAGAGCCAAGAAAGCACGGCCGGCCAACCTGCCCCCGGGCTCCCTCGGCCTGCCGTTCATCGGCCAGAGCCTCGGCCTCCTccgggccatgcgcggcgacggcGGCAGCCGATGGATCCAGGCCCGGATCGACAGGTACGGGCGCGTGTCGAAGCTGTCGCTGTTTGGCACGCCGACGGTGCTCCTGGCCGGGCCGGCGGCCAACAAGTTCATGTTCTTCAGCGGCGCGCTGTCGACCCGGCAGCCCCGGTCCGTGCAGCGGATACTCGGGGAGAACAGCATCCTGGACCTCCACGGCGCCGACCATCGGCGCGTCCGCGGCGCCCTGCTCGAGTTCCTCCGGCCGGACATGCTCAAGGCGTACGTGGGCAGGatcgacggcgaggtgcggcgccACCTCGAGGAGAACTGGGCCGGCCGCGCcaccgtgacggtgctgccgctcATGAAGCGGCTGACGTTCGACATCATCTCCGCGCTGCTCTTCGGGCTCGAGAGGGGCGCCGTGCGGGACGCCCTGGCCGGCGACTTCGTGCGCATGATCGAGGGCATGTGGGCCGTCCCGGTCAACCTGCCGTTCACGGCGTTCAGCCGGAGCCTCAAGGCTAGCGACAGGGCCCGCCGGGTGCTCCAGGAGATCACCCGGGAGAAGAAGAAGGCCAGCCAGGTGGTGGAGCAcggcaacggcaacggcaaggCGTCGCGGAGCAGCGACCTCATCACCTGCCTGCTCAGCCTGACGGACGGGCATGGCGAGCGGCTGCTGACCGACGAGGAGATCGTCGACAACGCAATGGTCGCCCTCATCGCCGGCCACGACACGTCGTCCATCCTCATGACGTTCATGGTCCGCCACCTCGCCAACGACGATGCCACCCTCGCCGCCATGGTCCAAG AGCATGAGGAGATTGCCAAGAAAAAAGGTGACGGCGAGGCTCTCACCTGGGAAGATCTGACGAAGATGAAGCTCACATGGCGGGTCGCGCAGGAGACACTCCGCGTTGTCCCTCCGGTCTTCGGCAACTTCAGAAGAGCACTCGAGGACACCGAGTTCGACGGCTACCTCATCCCAAAAGGATGGCAG GTGTTCTGGACGGCAAACGTGACGCACATGGACGCGAGCATCTTCCACGAGCCGGCCAGGTTCGACCCGTCCCGGTTCGAGACCGAGAACCAAAGGGCGTCGgcggcgccgccgtgctccttcgTCGCCTTCGGGGGCGGCCCGAGGATCTGCCCCGGGATAGAGTTCTCCAGGATCGAGACGCTGGTGACGATGCACCACCTTGTGAGGCAGTTCAGATGGAAGCTCTGCTGCAAGGAGAACACCTTTGTGAGGGACCCCATGCCGTCGCCGCTGCTCGGCCTGCCCGTCCAAATCGAGCACAGGGCCTCTCCTTGA